Proteins encoded in a region of the Haloarchaeobius salinus genome:
- a CDS encoding proline dehydrogenase family protein: MIPPIATNFVAGETPAEAVQHARELNRRGVAVILNLLGEHYDDRADADADADAYVDLAETIAADDLDACISVKPSQIGLSLSDDAFRENLARIVDVADEHGVFVWIDMEDHPTTDVTLDAFERHARETDGNVGVCVQANLRRTSEDLERLAELPGKVRLVKGAYDEPGDIAYRKKAKVDEVYRDLLRFMFEAFDDGIAVGSHDPAMIQYAGELHAEHGTPYEVQMLMGVREEAQFDLAAEGVEVWQYVPYGGKWFSYFYRRVRERKSNALFALRAVVGR; encoded by the coding sequence ATGATACCACCCATCGCCACCAACTTCGTCGCGGGCGAGACACCGGCCGAGGCGGTCCAGCACGCCCGCGAACTGAACCGGCGGGGCGTCGCCGTCATCCTGAACCTGCTCGGCGAGCACTACGACGACCGCGCCGACGCGGACGCTGACGCCGACGCGTACGTCGACCTCGCCGAGACCATCGCGGCCGACGACCTCGACGCCTGCATCTCGGTCAAACCCAGCCAGATCGGGCTCTCGCTCTCCGACGACGCGTTCCGCGAGAACCTCGCCCGGATCGTCGACGTCGCCGACGAGCACGGCGTGTTCGTCTGGATCGACATGGAGGACCACCCGACGACGGACGTGACCCTCGACGCGTTCGAGCGCCACGCCCGCGAGACCGACGGCAACGTCGGCGTCTGCGTGCAGGCGAACCTCAGGCGGACCAGCGAGGACCTCGAACGGCTCGCCGAGCTGCCGGGGAAGGTCCGGCTCGTCAAGGGGGCCTACGACGAACCCGGCGACATCGCCTACCGAAAGAAGGCGAAGGTAGACGAGGTGTACCGCGACCTCCTCCGGTTCATGTTCGAGGCGTTCGACGACGGCATCGCCGTCGGCAGCCACGACCCCGCGATGATACAGTACGCCGGCGAGCTCCACGCCGAACACGGCACGCCCTACGAGGTGCAGATGCTCATGGGTGTCCGCGAGGAGGCCCAGTTCGACCTCGCCGCCGAGGGCGTCGAGGTCTGGCAGTACGTCCCCTACGGTGGCAAGTGGTTCTCGTACTTCTACCGGCGGGTCCGCGAGCGCAAGTCGAACGCGCTGTTCGCGCTGCGGGCCGTCGTCGGGCGGTGA
- a CDS encoding helix-turn-helix domain-containing protein, whose protein sequence is MALADQTPGTRLTLELWHPNCWAIEATDRRNGGVLAHAIYDSPRADALSTNSVNGLFTAYGATEREVERLLDAIRETDHAGEVQELQQRFGRARNAPGNVVREFFLEYNPNDMVCPTLLQHGFVHSAPVRIEDGREEWQVGFAGERTEIQDQLDGVRQEADAEVTVSSITSSDSGTKSPREQRLDTLTAAQREVFEHAREAGYFEWPRGTSTRELADDMDISKTTLLEHLRKAEAKLLDP, encoded by the coding sequence ATGGCGTTGGCCGACCAGACACCGGGAACGAGACTGACGTTGGAACTGTGGCACCCGAACTGCTGGGCGATCGAGGCGACAGACCGACGAAACGGTGGCGTCCTCGCCCACGCGATCTACGACTCACCCCGAGCCGACGCACTATCGACGAACAGCGTCAACGGACTGTTCACCGCCTACGGCGCGACCGAACGCGAGGTCGAGCGGCTACTCGACGCCATCCGCGAGACCGACCACGCCGGCGAGGTCCAGGAGCTCCAGCAGCGCTTCGGGCGGGCACGCAACGCGCCGGGCAACGTCGTCCGCGAGTTCTTCCTCGAGTACAACCCGAACGACATGGTCTGCCCGACACTGCTCCAGCACGGCTTCGTCCACAGCGCACCCGTCCGCATCGAGGACGGCCGCGAGGAGTGGCAGGTGGGCTTCGCCGGCGAGCGCACCGAGATACAGGACCAGCTCGACGGCGTCCGCCAGGAGGCCGACGCGGAGGTGACGGTCTCCTCGATCACCTCGTCGGACTCGGGGACCAAGTCGCCACGCGAGCAGCGCCTCGACACGCTCACCGCCGCACAGCGCGAGGTGTTCGAGCACGCCCGCGAGGCCGGCTACTTCGAGTGGCCACGCGGCACCTCGACCCGCGAGCTCGCCGACGACATGGACATCTCGAAGACGACGCTGCTCGAACACCTGCGGAAGGCCGAGGCGAAGCTGCTGGACCCGTAG